The following coding sequences are from one Caloranaerobacter sp. TR13 window:
- a CDS encoding RluA family pseudouridine synthase codes for MTTKKESESVIDFYVDEDGLLIKEILKEKYNISDRFLKKLERTKSVFLNGSRIKTNKITKKGDKITIVMDDETDENIPQQIPIEVIYEDFDLLILNKPPKIVVHPTKSHPDNTIANGVAYYFKQKKIKKKVRFVNRLDMDTSGILVIAKNPFAHQQLAQQFEYNIVEKRYLAIVEGIVKDDEGTIKNAIGRYDDISIKRTVLENGKIAITNYKVLERYKNATLLEIHIETGRTHQIRVHLSHIGHPIIGDSLYNKPSQLIDRQALHSYSLKFITPRKKERKLVFAQLPEDMKLLIEKLSG; via the coding sequence ATGACTACAAAAAAAGAAAGTGAAAGTGTAATTGATTTTTATGTAGACGAGGATGGTTTGTTAATAAAAGAAATTTTAAAAGAGAAATACAACATTTCAGATAGATTTTTAAAAAAACTTGAAAGGACTAAATCGGTTTTTTTAAACGGTTCAAGAATAAAAACTAATAAAATTACTAAAAAGGGAGATAAAATAACTATTGTTATGGATGATGAAACAGATGAAAATATACCTCAGCAAATACCAATAGAAGTTATATATGAAGATTTTGATTTACTTATATTAAACAAACCACCTAAAATAGTTGTACATCCTACTAAAAGTCATCCAGATAATACGATTGCAAATGGAGTTGCATATTATTTTAAGCAAAAAAAGATAAAAAAGAAGGTGCGATTTGTAAATAGACTTGATATGGATACATCTGGAATTCTTGTTATTGCTAAAAATCCTTTTGCACATCAGCAGTTAGCGCAGCAATTTGAATATAATATAGTTGAAAAAAGATATCTAGCTATAGTGGAAGGTATAGTAAAAGATGATGAAGGCACAATAAAAAACGCTATAGGACGATATGACGATATTTCTATAAAAAGAACTGTATTAGAAAATGGTAAAATAGCAATAACGAATTACAAAGTATTAGAGCGCTATAAAAATGCAACATTATTAGAAATACATATAGAAACAGGTAGAACTCATCAAATAAGAGTTCATTTAAGTCATATAGGGCATCCAATAATAGGTGACTCATTATATAATAAACCTAGTCAATTGATTGATAGACAGGCACTACATTCTTACTCTCTCAAGTTTATAACACCTAGAAAAAAAGAGAGAAAATTAGTTTTTGCTCAGCTACCTGAAGATATGAAGTTACTTATAGAAAAACTAAGCGGCTAA
- a CDS encoding YbjQ family protein — protein sequence MILVNTSDIVGKEIIETLGIVKGSTIRAKHIGKDIVAVFRHLVGGELKEYSDMLNEARQIATKKMVEEAEKLGADAIINVRYSTSAVMQGAAEILVYGTAVKIKDKD from the coding sequence ATGATTTTAGTAAATACTAGTGATATTGTAGGCAAAGAAATTATAGAAACTTTAGGTATTGTTAAAGGTAGTACAATAAGAGCAAAGCATATAGGAAAAGATATAGTAGCTGTTTTTAGACACTTAGTTGGCGGTGAATTAAAGGAATATAGTGATATGCTTAATGAAGCTAGACAAATTGCTACTAAGAAAATGGTTGAAGAAGCTGAAAAACTTGGTGCTGATGCAATTATTAATGTACGTTATTCTACATCTGCAGTTATGCAAGGAGCTGCAGAAATTTTAGTATATGGTACGGCTGTAAAAATTAAAGATAAAGATTAA
- a CDS encoding calcium/sodium antiporter, whose product MFISTILFILGLILVIKGGDWFVDSSVKIAKISGLPEVFIGATLVSIATTSPEIMVSAAAAVKGYSTISVGNAIGSIICNIGLILGLTNIIMPSKIDKSLFSGKAFLMVLYMILLFILGFNGFINRVDSIVLIVLFIIYVIYNSYSIKSRKTLISVQSNKRIFSKEIIKIAINFILGITAILIGANLLIDNGVILAGYLGVPEAIIGLTLIALGTSLPELVTAITALRKGHGGLSIGNIIGANILNITLVIGISGVITSLKLLKQNIFFDFPIALILMLLLLIPLSRKNEITRLNGLILLLVYVVYITLLYSVFS is encoded by the coding sequence TTGTTTATCTCGACAATACTATTTATATTAGGTTTAATCTTGGTTATAAAAGGTGGAGATTGGTTTGTAGATTCTTCAGTAAAAATAGCAAAAATATCAGGTTTACCAGAAGTATTTATAGGGGCAACATTAGTAAGTATAGCAACTACTTCACCAGAGATTATGGTTTCTGCAGCAGCTGCAGTAAAAGGGTATAGTACAATTAGTGTAGGGAATGCTATTGGTTCTATTATATGTAATATAGGATTAATACTAGGACTTACTAATATTATTATGCCAAGTAAGATAGATAAAAGTTTATTTAGTGGAAAAGCTTTTTTAATGGTTTTATATATGATATTACTTTTTATCCTAGGCTTTAATGGTTTTATTAATAGAGTTGATTCAATAGTATTGATAGTACTCTTTATTATATATGTAATATACAATTCTTATAGTATTAAAAGTAGAAAGACACTAATATCGGTTCAAAGTAATAAGAGAATTTTTTCTAAAGAGATAATTAAAATTGCGATAAATTTTATACTTGGAATAACAGCTATATTAATAGGTGCTAATTTACTTATAGATAATGGTGTTATTTTAGCAGGATATTTAGGTGTACCAGAAGCAATTATAGGTCTTACGCTCATAGCATTAGGTACTTCATTGCCAGAATTAGTTACAGCTATTACTGCATTAAGGAAAGGGCATGGAGGTTTATCTATAGGTAACATAATAGGGGCTAACATTTTAAATATAACGCTAGTAATTGGAATTTCAGGGGTAATAACTTCATTAAAACTTTTAAAACAGAATATTTTTTTCGATTTTCCAATAGCTTTAATATTGATGTTATTATTATTAATTCCGTTATCAAGGAAGAATGAAATTACTAGATTAAATGGTTTAATACTTTTGCTAGTTTATGTTGTGTATATAACATTACTCTATAGTGTATTTTCGTAG
- the ftsH gene encoding ATP-dependent zinc metalloprotease FtsH, producing the protein MLKKRKIIFFVLAALIVISALIYFQINNKDYINISYKKFIEYVEKGNVETVYLSNNSKIKGKLADGSYFITDNPRSESFKESLLTKGINVEETEQNAIIMNLLTLLLVLGSFGFIGYFLSKNTAKQAQKEMAYMSSIESDFSNTESITFDDVAGNDEAKESLKELVDFIKNPEKYERYGARMPRGVLLYGPPGTGKTLLAKALAGEANVPYFAVTGSDFIQVYAGLGASRIRSLFKKARQAGKCVIFIDEIDALGKKRSGNIGGGSDESDRTLNALLTEMSGFKGNEGIVVIAATNRIDTLDEALLRPGRFDRQIEVGLPDINARYKILRLHSRNKPLDKNVDLKKIAYQTVYFSGAKLENLMNESAMIAAKNNQKTIKMEHIDKAFYTVIAGEEKKDKSTISLKDKRITAYHETGHALVTKLIAPENRVTKVTIIPSTKGAGGFSMNIPPNSMYQSKEDIIKNIKISLGGRAAEEIVFGKNKITTGASNDLQKATKMALLLISRFGMEESAGLVSYETLLGDKLGTNNFIVSKTKDLLEKLYKETLEVLRDNLDLLEKIANYLICNETIGEEELNLLINH; encoded by the coding sequence ATGCTTAAAAAACGAAAGATAATATTTTTTGTATTAGCAGCTCTTATTGTAATTTCTGCTTTGATATATTTTCAGATTAATAATAAAGATTATATAAATATTTCATATAAAAAATTTATTGAATATGTAGAAAAAGGTAATGTTGAAACGGTTTATTTAAGTAATAATTCTAAGATTAAAGGTAAATTAGCGGATGGTTCATATTTTATAACAGACAATCCAAGATCAGAGTCTTTTAAAGAAAGTCTTTTAACGAAAGGGATAAATGTCGAAGAAACCGAGCAAAATGCAATAATAATGAATTTGCTTACTCTATTGTTAGTTTTAGGTAGTTTTGGATTTATAGGGTATTTTCTGAGTAAAAATACAGCTAAGCAAGCTCAGAAGGAAATGGCTTATATGTCTTCTATAGAAAGTGACTTTAGTAACACTGAGTCTATTACTTTTGATGATGTTGCAGGAAATGATGAAGCAAAAGAAAGTCTTAAAGAGTTAGTAGATTTTATAAAAAATCCCGAAAAATATGAGAGATATGGTGCTAGAATGCCAAGAGGTGTATTATTGTATGGTCCACCTGGAACAGGTAAGACTCTTTTGGCTAAGGCATTAGCTGGAGAGGCAAATGTTCCTTATTTTGCTGTTACAGGTTCAGATTTTATACAAGTTTATGCAGGATTAGGAGCAAGTAGGATTAGAAGTTTATTCAAAAAAGCTAGACAAGCTGGTAAATGTGTAATATTTATAGATGAGATAGATGCTCTAGGGAAGAAAAGGTCAGGAAATATAGGTGGTGGAAGTGATGAGAGTGATAGAACACTGAATGCTTTATTAACTGAAATGTCAGGATTTAAAGGAAATGAAGGAATAGTAGTGATAGCAGCAACTAATAGAATTGATACTTTAGATGAAGCGCTTTTAAGACCAGGTAGGTTTGATAGACAAATTGAAGTAGGACTTCCAGATATAAATGCTAGGTATAAGATATTAAGATTACACAGCCGAAATAAACCTTTAGATAAAAATGTAGATTTAAAAAAAATAGCTTATCAAACAGTATATTTTAGTGGAGCTAAATTAGAGAATTTGATGAATGAGTCTGCTATGATAGCCGCAAAAAACAATCAAAAAACAATAAAAATGGAACATATAGATAAAGCTTTTTACACAGTAATAGCTGGTGAGGAAAAGAAGGATAAAAGTACTATATCCTTAAAGGATAAAAGAATAACAGCATATCATGAAACTGGACATGCCTTAGTAACTAAACTTATTGCTCCAGAAAATAGAGTTACAAAGGTTACGATAATACCAAGCACTAAAGGTGCTGGGGGTTTTAGTATGAATATACCACCTAATAGTATGTATCAGTCTAAGGAAGACATAATTAAAAATATAAAAATATCTCTTGGTGGTAGAGCAGCTGAGGAAATTGTTTTTGGAAAAAATAAAATTACAACTGGAGCTTCAAATGATTTACAAAAAGCTACTAAAATGGCTTTGTTATTAATTAGTAGATTTGGAATGGAAGAATCTGCAGGTTTAGTAAGTTACGAGACATTATTAGGCGACAAGTTAGGTACTAATAATTTTATAGTAAGTAAGACAAAAGATTTGCTAGAAAAGCTATATAAAGAAACTTTGGAGGTATTGAGAGATAATCTAGATTTATTAGAAAAAATAGCTAATTATTTGATTTGCAATGAGACTATTGGTGAAGAGGAATTGAATTTATTGATAAATCATTAA
- a CDS encoding polysaccharide biosynthesis protein codes for MKKTSFIYGSIILATVNFIVRFIGFCYKIILSKLIGPEGIGLFQMVFPVLMLFITITTAGIPIAVSKLVAKQNSIHNTKGAKKVFKIALYITFLIALILSFIILIGSDYISLKLLKNKEINKSIIMLAPAVLIISISSVFRGYFYGMKQISPAGIAQIIEQITRIAFVLGIIYYMYPISSKLGAFIAVCGISIGEIAGLIWMVLNYKLFGKNKAISSSKPLYTIQILSQIFYISVPITISRLINVSVQLINAVLIPQRLIVAGYSQTEAVSIFGRVIGMSMPIIFLPCIVTSALVINIIPNLSEELALKRYKMIKSNILLSLRITLLISIPLTFIYIFFSEPIAMFFYRDKIVGIYLGILGYSTIFLSLQHILSGILHGLGKQIIATINYLIGILIQISSTYFLVGNPIFGIKGFFLGFILATIIISLLHYISIIRIMKINFNTIDYIVKPIISSVSMTAIILIIYNYLKSLNTQNYINFLVCLFVGGLAYFLILTLIKGLPPSLLKKLLYNKNNP; via the coding sequence TTGAAAAAAACTAGTTTTATATATGGTTCAATAATTCTTGCAACTGTAAATTTCATAGTGAGATTTATAGGTTTTTGCTACAAGATAATTTTATCAAAACTTATTGGGCCTGAAGGTATAGGCTTATTTCAAATGGTATTTCCAGTTCTTATGCTTTTTATAACTATTACTACTGCTGGAATTCCTATAGCAGTTTCAAAATTAGTTGCTAAACAAAATTCTATACATAATACAAAAGGTGCAAAAAAAGTTTTTAAAATTGCCTTGTATATAACATTTTTAATAGCTCTTATTTTAAGTTTTATCATCTTAATAGGAAGTGACTACATTTCATTAAAGCTTCTTAAGAATAAAGAAATAAACAAAAGCATCATTATGTTAGCACCAGCAGTATTAATCATTTCAATTTCGTCAGTATTCAGAGGATATTTTTACGGTATGAAACAAATAAGCCCGGCCGGTATTGCCCAAATAATAGAGCAAATAACAAGAATTGCCTTTGTGCTTGGAATAATCTATTATATGTATCCAATAAGTTCAAAGTTAGGAGCTTTTATAGCAGTTTGTGGAATAAGTATCGGAGAAATTGCTGGTTTAATTTGGATGGTATTAAATTATAAACTCTTTGGCAAAAATAAAGCTATAAGTTCATCAAAACCTTTATATACTATACAAATACTCTCACAAATATTCTATATATCAGTGCCTATCACTATATCTAGATTAATCAATGTATCGGTACAACTTATAAATGCAGTACTAATTCCTCAGAGACTAATAGTAGCAGGTTATAGCCAAACAGAAGCTGTTTCAATTTTTGGTAGAGTTATTGGAATGTCAATGCCTATCATATTTCTGCCATGTATCGTTACATCAGCTCTTGTAATAAATATTATTCCAAATCTGTCTGAAGAATTAGCTTTAAAGAGATATAAAATGATTAAAAGCAATATCTTATTATCTTTGCGAATAACTTTACTAATTTCCATACCTCTGACATTTATATATATCTTTTTCTCTGAGCCTATAGCTATGTTTTTCTACAGAGATAAGATTGTAGGTATATACTTAGGCATACTTGGTTACTCAACAATATTTTTATCTTTGCAGCATATATTATCTGGTATACTTCATGGTCTAGGAAAACAAATAATAGCAACAATAAATTATCTAATAGGAATACTAATTCAAATATCGTCAACATATTTTCTAGTAGGCAATCCAATATTCGGTATTAAAGGCTTTTTCTTAGGCTTTATTTTAGCAACAATTATAATAAGTCTTTTACATTATATTAGTATAATAAGAATAATGAAAATAAACTTTAATACTATAGATTATATAGTAAAACCTATAATATCTTCAGTTAGCATGACTGCAATAATACTGATTATTTATAATTACCTTAAGTCATTAAACACACAAAACTATATAAATTTCTTAGTATGCCTATTTGTAGGTGGTTTAGCTTATTTTCTAATATTAACATTGATAAAAGGACTTCCTCCTTCTTTACTTAAAAAACTTCTATATAATAAAAATAACCCTTAA
- a CDS encoding histidinol-phosphatase HisJ family protein: MYDFHVHSSFSGDCKYTMEDMLKGALKKGVKQICFTDHLDFEYGDDLIDFVFDTNDYFKEINRLKYNYKGIIDVLSGVEIGMQPHLAEKKKEFIKTHDFDFVIMSIHTAKGKGIHEGTFYKNKNVKDAYYEYYEELLFCIDALKDFDVIGHINLIERYQSFMEKTLEIKEYLDIIETVLNKIINLEKGIEINTSGIKYGIGSFHPSTEILKLYKKLGGEIITFGSDSHKPEEICAYYKEAIELLKSIGYRYITIYKNRKPQFIKIE; encoded by the coding sequence ATGTACGATTTTCACGTTCACAGCAGTTTTTCAGGCGACTGTAAATATACAATGGAAGATATGCTAAAAGGAGCTTTAAAAAAAGGCGTTAAACAAATTTGCTTTACTGACCATCTAGATTTTGAATATGGAGATGATTTAATAGATTTTGTATTTGATACAAATGATTATTTTAAAGAAATTAATAGATTAAAATATAATTATAAAGGAATAATTGATGTGTTAAGTGGTGTAGAAATAGGTATGCAACCTCATCTTGCTGAAAAAAAGAAAGAGTTTATAAAAACACATGATTTTGATTTCGTGATAATGTCAATTCACACTGCTAAAGGTAAAGGTATCCACGAAGGTACTTTTTATAAAAATAAAAATGTAAAAGATGCTTATTATGAATACTACGAAGAACTCCTTTTCTGTATTGATGCTCTTAAGGACTTTGATGTTATCGGTCACATTAATCTTATTGAGAGATATCAAAGCTTTATGGAAAAAACTTTAGAAATAAAAGAATACTTAGATATTATTGAGACAGTTTTAAATAAAATAATCAATTTAGAAAAAGGAATTGAAATTAATACTTCTGGAATCAAATATGGTATAGGTAGTTTCCATCCAAGTACAGAGATACTTAAACTATATAAAAAACTAGGTGGAGAAATAATAACTTTTGGTTCTGATTCTCATAAACCAGAAGAAATATGTGCTTATTATAAGGAAGCTATTGAATTATTAAAAAGTATTGGTTACAGATATATAACCATATACAAAAACAGAAAGCCTCAATTTATTAAAATAGAGTAA
- a CDS encoding DUF4438 domain-containing protein — protein sequence MLKTNIDKLVKQSVQGKIHHPIQSFPYRISGDGIPNVLPAIGGITYNVKVGDCAFGWVGDHVEPGVSIRNENKNENVALNLFSCIGNEAMVISGDAKGAKGFVTGKHGGIDHVLIYFKEADLEKMAIDDKILIKAYGQGLQLLDFPEIKIMNIDPDLFLKLGIKEIDGGKIEVPVTCEVPPYLMGSGIGSSNSFSGDYDIMTLDKKEIKKLGLDKLKFGDLVLLKDCDNTYGRGYLKGAVSIGIVIHSDCIKMGHGPGITTIMTCKKELIKGKITSDANIANYLEIK from the coding sequence ATGCTAAAGACAAATATAGATAAGTTAGTTAAGCAGTCAGTTCAAGGGAAAATACATCACCCAATTCAGAGTTTCCCTTATAGAATAAGTGGAGATGGTATACCAAATGTATTACCAGCTATTGGAGGTATAACATATAATGTGAAAGTAGGCGATTGTGCTTTTGGTTGGGTTGGCGACCATGTAGAACCAGGAGTTAGTATACGTAATGAAAATAAGAATGAAAATGTAGCTTTAAATTTATTTTCTTGTATAGGTAATGAGGCAATGGTAATTTCTGGTGACGCTAAAGGGGCAAAAGGCTTTGTAACCGGCAAACATGGCGGGATTGATCACGTTCTTATCTATTTTAAAGAAGCAGACTTAGAAAAAATGGCTATAGATGACAAAATATTAATTAAAGCTTATGGACAAGGACTTCAATTATTAGATTTTCCTGAAATAAAGATTATGAATATAGACCCTGATTTGTTTTTGAAATTAGGTATTAAAGAAATAGACGGTGGTAAAATTGAAGTTCCTGTTACATGTGAAGTACCACCTTATCTAATGGGTTCAGGTATAGGATCTTCGAATTCGTTTAGTGGAGATTATGATATTATGACTTTAGATAAAAAGGAAATTAAAAAACTAGGATTAGACAAACTAAAATTTGGTGATTTAGTATTATTGAAAGATTGTGATAATACTTATGGTAGAGGATATCTTAAAGGAGCTGTTAGTATAGGGATTGTAATCCATAGTGATTGCATTAAAATGGGACATGGACCTGGTATAACGACTATAATGACTTGTAAGAAAGAGTTGATTAAAGGAAAAATTACATCAGATGCTAATATAGCTAATTATCTTGAAATTAAATAA
- a CDS encoding YegS/Rv2252/BmrU family lipid kinase produces the protein MKKVKVIYNPSSGRQIVQRRIDTICNILMDNGYLVGKFATKKKNDAFYETVKCCREDWDIIIACGGDGTVNEVANGIVVGGRKIPVGILAAGTVNDFANFMDIPRNVKEFCDMILSGRTIDVDLGKVGDKYFVNVAAGGLLTNVAHQVPSELKTVLGRMAYYIEGLKEIPRQKFKPMNLTVESDEYSATEDVLLFLISNSSSIGGFKRLAPAAEVEDGFLDCIIIKKSEITDIVSIFINLLKGEHIKHPNVAYFKTKRIKISSKDKVHVDIDGEYLGVLPAVFEIAPQVFRIFVR, from the coding sequence ATGAAAAAAGTAAAAGTTATATATAACCCATCTTCGGGAAGACAGATAGTTCAAAGAAGAATAGATACGATTTGTAATATTTTGATGGATAATGGTTATTTAGTAGGTAAATTTGCAACGAAAAAGAAGAATGATGCTTTTTATGAGACTGTAAAGTGCTGTAGGGAAGACTGGGATATAATAATTGCATGTGGTGGTGATGGTACAGTAAATGAAGTTGCAAATGGTATTGTAGTAGGTGGTAGGAAGATCCCTGTAGGTATTCTTGCTGCTGGAACTGTAAATGATTTTGCTAATTTTATGGATATACCAAGAAATGTTAAGGAATTTTGCGATATGATACTATCAGGAAGGACAATTGATGTAGATTTAGGCAAAGTAGGAGATAAGTATTTTGTAAATGTTGCAGCTGGTGGATTATTAACTAATGTTGCACATCAAGTACCATCAGAATTGAAAACAGTTCTTGGAAGGATGGCTTATTATATAGAAGGACTTAAAGAAATACCTAGACAAAAGTTTAAACCAATGAATTTAACAGTTGAAAGTGATGAATATAGCGCAACAGAAGATGTGTTATTATTTCTAATATCTAATAGTTCATCAATTGGAGGTTTTAAAAGACTTGCTCCAGCGGCAGAAGTAGAAGATGGTTTCTTAGACTGTATAATAATAAAAAAATCCGAAATTACTGACATAGTTTCTATCTTTATAAATCTTTTAAAGGGAGAACATATAAAACACCCAAATGTAGCTTATTTTAAGACTAAAAGGATTAAAATTAGTTCAAAGGATAAAGTACATGTTGATATAGATGGAGAATATCTTGGAGTGCTACCAGCTGTATTTGAGATAGCCCCACAAGTATTTAGGATTTTTGTTAGATAA
- a CDS encoding polymer-forming cytoskeletal protein: MFNKKEVKLDKIDTLIGKNTKLEGKIECTGTIRLDGELTGDLITEGNVIIGESGKVNGNITCNNVFISGIVKGNIISKEMLRLTNTAKLYGDIQVKTFIVDENAVFEGSCKMEVAKTSNETKINKESKKSK, from the coding sequence ATGTTTAACAAAAAGGAAGTAAAGCTTGATAAAATTGATACGCTTATTGGTAAAAATACGAAACTTGAAGGAAAAATTGAATGCACTGGAACAATAAGATTAGATGGTGAGCTGACAGGTGACCTAATTACAGAAGGAAATGTTATAATTGGGGAAAGTGGAAAAGTTAATGGCAACATAACTTGCAATAATGTTTTTATATCAGGCATTGTAAAAGGTAATATTATATCAAAAGAAATGTTGAGATTAACAAATACAGCTAAATTATATGGAGATATTCAAGTAAAAACCTTCATTGTGGATGAAAATGCTGTGTTCGAAGGCTCATGTAAAATGGAAGTGGCTAAAACTTCAAATGAAACAAAAATTAATAAAGAATCAAAAAAATCAAAATAA
- a CDS encoding M23 family metallopeptidase: MKYIHTKTKKPKYFSLLIVPHSNNIKQLKIATWVPKFLILLIIIILSTTGFLFYAYRELKNEYLAKLDELDYVNDVNLRQKAEIETLRQKTAEIQEKLDAISTFQETIKNMVGLKENKKEKKAINSSRSGNPFLKDKLILEELDNSITVQMDDLSTLLDNSKEELSKLIVDVEKRLKYLDAKPNLMPTEGRITSDYGYRRNPFGRGREFHKGLDIANRSGTKIKAAGSGVVTFAGYYGGYGKVIIISHGYGYQSIYGHNKKLFVKVGQHVKKGEVIAEMGNTGRSTGPHVHFEIRYYGKPVNPKNIINNYE; encoded by the coding sequence TTGAAATATATACATACTAAAACAAAAAAACCAAAATATTTCTCTTTACTTATCGTTCCCCACTCTAACAATATAAAACAATTAAAAATAGCCACGTGGGTTCCTAAGTTCTTGATACTACTTATTATTATCATTTTATCTACGACGGGTTTTCTGTTTTATGCTTATCGAGAATTAAAAAATGAATATTTAGCAAAACTAGATGAACTAGACTATGTAAATGATGTCAATCTAAGGCAAAAAGCTGAAATTGAAACACTAAGACAGAAAACTGCTGAAATACAGGAAAAACTTGATGCTATTTCTACTTTTCAAGAAACAATTAAAAATATGGTTGGCCTTAAAGAAAACAAAAAAGAAAAAAAAGCAATAAATTCTTCAAGAAGTGGAAATCCATTTTTAAAAGACAAATTAATTTTAGAAGAACTTGATAATAGTATAACTGTACAAATGGACGATTTATCAACACTTCTAGATAATAGTAAAGAGGAATTAAGTAAATTAATAGTAGATGTAGAAAAAAGACTAAAGTATTTAGATGCAAAACCAAATTTAATGCCTACTGAAGGTAGGATAACTTCAGATTACGGTTATAGACGTAATCCATTTGGTAGAGGAAGAGAGTTTCATAAAGGATTAGATATAGCAAATAGATCTGGAACAAAAATTAAAGCTGCTGGAAGTGGAGTTGTAACTTTTGCCGGTTATTATGGGGGATATGGGAAAGTCATAATAATCAGTCATGGATATGGTTATCAATCCATATATGGGCATAATAAAAAACTCTTTGTAAAAGTCGGACAGCATGTAAAAAAAGGAGAAGTTATTGCTGAAATGGGCAACACTGGTAGAAGCACAGGGCCACATGTACATTTTGAAATCAGATACTATGGCAAACCCGTCAACCCTAAAAATATAATTAACAACTATGAATAA
- a CDS encoding MarR family winged helix-turn-helix transcriptional regulator — MCQLNNVEAIEKYLRKIDCIIKKKGREILKDYNITGPQFNALQYLIREGNLTIGDLSEKMSLAYSTITDLIDRMEKNDLVIRVRDDKDRRVVRIKVLDKGFEILKKVLNKRIDYLEKKLNFFTEEEKQFLVESLEKLYIAMEREL; from the coding sequence ATGTGTCAGCTTAATAATGTTGAAGCTATTGAGAAATATTTAAGAAAAATTGATTGCATAATAAAGAAAAAAGGGAGAGAGATTTTAAAAGATTATAATATAACAGGACCTCAATTTAATGCACTTCAGTATTTGATAAGAGAAGGAAATTTGACTATAGGAGATCTAAGTGAAAAAATGTCTCTTGCATATAGTACAATAACTGATTTAATTGATAGAATGGAAAAAAATGATTTGGTTATAAGAGTGAGAGATGATAAAGATAGAAGAGTGGTTAGAATAAAAGTGTTAGATAAGGGATTTGAAATATTAAAAAAGGTTCTTAATAAAAGAATAGATTATTTAGAAAAAAAGTTAAATTTTTTTACTGAAGAAGAAAAACAATTTCTTGTTGAAAGTTTAGAAAAGTTATATATAGCTATGGAAAGAGAACTTTAG